GGCGCAGCGCGCGCTCCCACTTGTTCACGAGCCCGACGGTCAGGCCGTCCGGCCAGGACGGGCCCGGGGCGCCGGAGACGTGGACCACCACGAGGCCGGGGGCGTCCCGGTCGTCGGCCCGGTCGCACAGGGCCGTCACCGCCGCCGCGTTGTCCGCGGAGATGGGCTCTGTCCCATCGATCCGGACGACGAGGTCGCTCTCGCCGTGCCTTTCCGCGCTCACCATTGGACCAGCGCCGTCTCGATGGTGGAGCCGGGGCCCATGGTCATGAGCACGCCGTACTCGCCCGGGCGGGCGACGTCCTCGGCGGCGAGACGCTCGTAGGAGAACAGGAAGGAGGCGCTCGACACGTTGCCGTGGTCCCGCAGGACTCCGCTGGTGTGCCGGACGTCGTACCTGGTCAGCCCCAAGTTGATCACCACGGCGTCGATGACCTTCTTGCCGCCCGAGTGCACGAGCCAGTGGCCGATGTCGGCGCGCCGCAGGCCGGTGCCCGCCAGCAGCCGGTCGACGACGAGTTCGGCGTGCGCGCCGACGACGTAGGGGATCTCGGGGTCGAGGAAGAAGCTGAACCGGTCGAGGTCGCGGTCCCAGTCGTAGCGCATCGCCCCGATCGCCTCGGTGATGAGGACGCGGTCGAACTTCAGGACGCGCGGGCCCCGCGGCACGTCGACCGTGCCCGCGTCGGCGCCGTCCGCGCGCAGGGCGAGCGCCGCCGCGCCGTCCCCGAACAGGCTGTTGACGACGGCCGTGCGCATCGTCCCGTCCAGCGCGTACGCGGCGGAGCACGCCTCGGCGCACAGGACGACCGCGAGCTCGCCGGGGTGCGCCGCCGACCAGCCGGCGACGACGTCGAGCGCGTTCAGGCCCGCGTTGCAGCCCATGCCGACGATGTCGACGCGGCCGCAGTGCCGGTCGATGCCCAGCTCGCGGATGATCAGCGCGCTGAGGCCGGGGGTGAGGAAGCCGGTCGAGGTGACGCAGCACAGGTGGCGCAGGTCGGAGAGGGTGGCCCCGGTGTCCTTCAGGCACGCTTCGAGGGCCCGCGCGCCCATCTCGACGGCGAGCGCGGTGTGCTTGTCCAGCAGGTCTCCCTGCGGTTCGGGACGCCTGTTCCCGTCCTCGTCCACCGGGGGGAGGGTGAGGTTGCGCCGCTCGATCGCGCTGTTGAGGAACACCGAGCGGACTCGGGGGTCCTCGACGCCCAGGACGTCGAGCAGTTCGGGCTGCGAGATCCGGGGGCCGGTCACGGCCGTGCCGACGCCCACGATCCGCGTGATCGCGGGTAGGGCGCCGGCCGTCCGGGATAAGTCGCCGATCTCCTCGGGAAGGTCGAGTGCGGTGGTCATCGATACATCCACCCCCATGTCCGGAGTTTGCTCCGCAGCAGCGTTTTGACTTGTTCCTGACTCACTTTCCAAGTCCTCCCGATTCGGAGTTCGACGTCGGCACGGAATTGCCGCCTTTGTTCCGGGAAGCGGATCGCTCGCCGCAATTCAGGATAAATATCACGGAAAGCGACAAACGCCCTGTCCGGTGCAGTTCAGGCTACGGCAGCGGAGGGCGGCCGCCTATAGTCCCGGAACGCCCGTGGCGTGTTCAACTGCGCCGGTCCGCCACTCGAACGCGCCGTGCCGCGTCCCGCCCGTTCCCGGCAAGGGCCACGGCATGGCCGGAGTGGGCCATCGGCGAGGTTTCCGCGAGGTGAGCGGCGGTGTTAACCCCGTCCTTATCGGGGATCTGAACAAATGGAAGCATGCGGATACTGGTGGCCGAAGATGAGCGCGCCCTCGCCGACCTGGTGGCCGAGGGCCTGCGCGAGCGGGCGATGGCGGTGGACGTCGCCTATGACGGGGCGGGCGCGCTCGAACGCCTCGCCGTCAACGAGTACGACGTGCTCGTCCTGGACCGGGACCTGCCCCGGGTGCACGGCGACGAGGTCTGCCGGCGGCTCGCCCAGCGCGGCGAGCAGGTGCGCATCCTGATGCTGACCGCCTCCAGCGGCGTGCACGACCGGGTCACCGGCCTGAACCTCGGCGCCGACGACTACCTCGCCAAACCCTTCGCCTTCGACGAGCTGGTCGCGCGGATCAACGCGCTCGGCCGCCGCACCGGCCCGCCGCTGCCGCCGGTGCTGGAGTACGCCGGCATCACGATGGACACCGCGCGGCGGCAGTCGTTCCGCGACGGCCGGTACCTCCCCCTGTCACCCAAGGAGTACGCGGTCCTGGAGGTCCTGATGCGCGCGCGCGGCACGATCGTCAGCACCGAGGAACTGCTGGAACGGGCCTGGGACGAGCACACCGACCCGTTCACGACCGTCGTCAAGGTGACGATGAGCAAGCTCCGCTCCAAGCTCGGCGATCCCCCCATCATCGTCACCGTCCCGGGAAGCGGGTACCGGCTGTGACGCGGGCACGGTCCCCGCTGCGGCTCCCCTCGATGCCCGCGGGCTCGGTGCGGGCCCGGATGACGATGCTCTACGGGGGCGTCTTCACGATCATCACCCTGGGGGTGCTGGTCGGCGCCCAGCAGATCCAGAAGCGGCTCCTCGACCGCACGGTCGACAATCTCGTGTCCCCGCGCTCCATCGCGGGCGTCCCGTGCGGCCTGCGCCCCGCGGACGTCCCCTGCTCGGCCGTCCCCTACGACGCCTCGCTGGCCCCGCCCCCTCCCTCGGACGGCGAGACGACGGAGGTCTTCGCCCGGCAGGGCGAGCAGCTGCAGCAGGAACTGGAGCGCACCCAGCTGCTCATCAGCCTGACCGCCATCGTGGTGATCATGGTGCTGGCGTTCGCGGTCTGCTGGTGGCTGACCGGACGGCTGCTGCGGCCGCTGCACCGCGTCACCTCCACCGCCCGCCGGCTGTCACTGTCCACCCTGCACGAACGGATCGCACTGCGCGGGCCGCAGGACGAGCTCAAGGACCTCGCCGACACCTTCGACGCCATGCTCGACCGGCTCGAACGATCGGTGGCGAGCCAGCGCCGTTTCGTCGCGAACGCCTCCCACGAGTTGCGCACGCCCCTGGCCATCCAGCGGACCGCCATCGAGATCGGCCTGGCCGACCCGTCGCCCGCGAAGGTCGCCAGGATCAAGACCGAGCTGCTGCGCGCCACCGAACGGTCCGAACGGCTCATCGAGGGCCTGCTCGTCCTCGCCCAGGGCGAACAGGAACTCACCGTCCGCGCGCCGGTGAACCTCGCCGCCGTCGTCGAGCAGGTCATCGGGGACCACATGCCGGCCGCCCGGCCGCGCGACGTCACCGTCACCGCCGACACCCGGCCCGTCACCGTCGAGGGCGACGAGGTCCTCCTCACGCGGCTGGTCGCCAACCTGGTGCAGAACGCGATCCGGCACAACGACCCGGGCGGGCACGTCCGCGTCGAGCTGTCCCCCGAAGGCGGCCTGGTGGTCGCCAACACCGGCCCCCGGGTCTCCCCGGACCAGGTCGGCGAACTGTTCGAACCGTTCCGCAGGCTGCACGCCGACCGGACCGGATCGTCCCAGGGCGCGGGCCTCGGCCTGTCCATCGTCGCCGCGATCACCAACGCCCACGGCGGCACCGTCCACGCGACCGCCAACCCCACCGGCGGGCTGTCCGTCGCCGTGTCCCTCCCGGCCGTCGAGCCCGCCCTCCAGCCGAACCGTTCCTGACCGTTCCCGACCCCCGCCGCCGCTCAGCCCCTCTTCTCCTCGTCCCGGGACCCCTCGTCCCGGGACGCCAGCCATTCGGCGATCGCCGGCCACGCCCGGCCCAGCATCTCGGGGAGCACGAGGTCGGTGTGCCGGCAGGGCAGGCCGACCTCGGAGACGGACCCGCGCACGTACGGCTCCCAGAGCCGGCCGCCCGGCGGCTCCTCCTCGTCGGTGACCCCGGCGACGAACAGCAGCATGTCGCCGTCGAACACCCCCGGCTCGTGCCTCCTGCGAAGGTCGGTGTTGTTCCGGAAGATCTTCGTGATGAGGAGCAGTTCCTCGTCCGAGATCCCGCCGATGATCTCGCCGACCTCGTCCCGGATCCGCGCCGCGTTCTCCCGCAACGCGACCTCGGGGTCGATCTCCTCCGGAGCGGGCCGCGGCCCGGGCTCCGCCGCCTCGCGGGGCCGGTCGGACCTACCCGCACCGCCGCGTTCACGAGGCGGGTAGGCGTCCAGCACGACCAGCGCGGCGACCGTCTCCCCCGCGGCCCGCAACTGCACGGCGATCTCGTGCGCGGGAATCCCGCCGAAGGAGAAGCCCAGGAGATGGTACGGGCCGTGCGGCTGCACGGCGCGGATCTGCTCGACGTACTCCGCCGCCATCTCCTCGATGCTGCCGGGCAGCGTGCCGTCGCCGTCCATCCCGGCCGCCTGCAACCCGTACAGCGGCAGGTCGTCCGGGACGAACCGGGCCAGCGGCCGGTAGCACCAGCTCAGTCCCGACGCGGGATGGACGAAGAAGAACGGGGGCCGGTCTCCCCCGACACTGATCGGCAGAACCCGGCCGAGCGAATCGCTCACCGACGCCAGGCTCAGCCGGCGGACGATCCCGGCGACCGTCGGAGCGGCGAACACGTTCCGCACGGAGGTGGAGACCCCCTTCTCCCGCAGCCGCGTAACGAGCGTGACGGCCAGCAGCGAATGCCCGCCGAGCCGGAAGAAGTCGTCGTCGGCATGCACCTCCGGGACGCCGAGAACGTCGGCGAACACCTCCCCGACGAGAACCTCCAGGCTCGTGGCGAGGTTCCGCCGCGCGGCCGCCGGAGTCGTCCCGGCGCTGTAGTCGGGCGCGGGGAGGGCCTTGCGGTCGAGCTTGCCGTTGGACGTCAGCGGCAGCTCGTCGAGCGTGACGACCGCGGACGGGACCATGTGATCCGGTAGCCGTGCCGCCACGAACGCGCGCAGGTCACCGGGGTCGGGGGCGGGGGCGGTGGGCGCCACGTAGGCCACCAGCCGCTTGTCGCCCGGTGCGTCCTCACGGACGACCACGGCGGCCTGCGCGACGTCCGGGTGTGCCGACAGGGCGGCCTCGATCTCGCCGGGCTCGATGCGGAACCCGCGGATCTTGACCTGGGCGTCCGCCCGCCCGACGAACGTCAACTGCCCGTCCGGAGTCCACTTGACCAGGTCGCCGGTGCGGTACATCCGCTCGCCGAGCGTCCCGAAGGGGCAGGCGACGAACCGCTCACCGGTCAGGGACGGTTGGCCGACGTAGCCGCGCGCGAGCGCGGCACCCGCGACGTAGAGTTCCCCGGCGACCCCTACCGGTACCGGCTCCAGGGTGTCGTCGAGGACGAAGAAGCGGGTGTTGGCGATCGGTGTCCCGATCGGTATGACGCCGCCGGACGTCAGCTCCGCGGTAGCGACACCGATGGTCGTCTCGGTCGGGCCGTAGTGGTTGAACACCCGCCGATCCCCGGCAACCTCCAGCAACCCCTCGACCAACTCGGCCGAAGCACCCTCACCGCCCAGCACCAGCGACCGCGCCGGCATCAACGCCTCGAAACCCACCGCAGCCGTCAACGCCGCCAGATGCGACGGCACCACCTTCAACGCATCGATCCGCCGCTCCGACACATACCGCGCGACCGCCTCCGGATCGGTCACCGCCTCCGCGTCGAGGACGTGCAACTGCCCGCCGGTCGCCAGACTGGCGAACACCACCGTGTTCCCCAAATCCGTCACCTGCGCCTGCAGCAACGCATACCGCGCACCCGACTCCGCCCAACCCAGCCGCTCCGACACCGACGCCACGTAATTCGCCAGCGAACCGTGCGAGACCGCCACACCCTTCGGCGTCCCCGTCGACCCCGACGTATAGATCACATACGCGACCGCCGCCGGATCGACGACGCCCACCGGCACCGGACCCTCATCGGCCAGATCTTCGACGGCGAACGTCCGCACCTGATCGACCGGCAGATCGTTCATGACGTCCCGTGTTCCGAGCAGAACCTGCACCCGGCTGTCGGCCAGCATGAACGCGACCCGCCCGGCAGGCGACTCCACATCGATCGGCAGATAAGCCGCGCCCGCCTTCCACACACCGAGAATCGCCGCCACCATCTGTGCACCACGCGGCAGGCACAACCCCACCACCGATTCCGCGCCGACGCCTTGGGCGCGCAGGTGGCGGGCCACCCGGTCCGCCGAGGCGTCCAGGTCGCCGAAGGTCAGGTCCGCGCCGTCGGCCACCAGCGCCACCGCGCCGGGCGCCGTTTCCACCTGCCGGCCGAACAGCTCCACGATCGACGGCGGCTCCGTCTCCGTCGCCGTGTCGTTCCACTCGTGCAGGAGCAGGCCCCGTTCGCCGGCGTCGAGGACGGTCACCTCGGTCAGGCGCGCGTCCGGTGCCTCGGTCACGGCGGTCAGCACCCGCACGAACCAGTCGGCCAGGCGTCCCGCCGTCGACGGGTCGAACAGGTCCGCCGCCACCGTGACCGTTCCGTGCAGGCCCGCCGGACGGTTCTCGTCGTCGAACGTCTCGGCGATCCCGAAGTTCAGGTCGTACTTCGCCGGGACGGACGCCGCCGCACCGGACGAACCGGCGGCCGGGCCCCCGCCTGCACCGGTGCGCGCGCCCGGCAGTTCGAGCGACGTCTCGCCGGTGTTCTGGAGGGTGAGGAAAACCTGGAAGAGCGGGTGCCGCCCCATCGACCGTTCGGGGGCGAGTTCTTCGACCAGCCGCTCGAACGGCAGGTCCTGATGGGCGAACGCGCCGAGGCTCGCCTCGCGTACCCGTCCGAGAACCTCCCGGAACTCCGGATCGCCGGAGAGGTCCGTACGGATCACCAGCGTGTTGAGGAAGAACCCGACCAGATCGTCCAGCGCCTCGTCGGTGCGGCCCGCGACCGGCGATCCGACCGGGATGTCGGTGCCCGCCCCGACCCGCGACAGCGTCACCGCCAGCGCGGCCTGCAACACCATGAACGCCGTGACGCCCTCGGCGCGTGCGACTTCCGTGAGCCGCCGGTGCACCTCGGCGGGCACCCGCAGCGGCACCCGGTAGCCCTGGTGGCCCGCCATCGCCGGACGCGGCCGGTCCGCCGGAAGCACCAGTTCCTCCGGCGCCCCGGCCAGCGCGCTCCGCCAGTACTCCACCTGTTCCGTCAGCAGGCTTCCCGGGTCGGTCTCCTCGCCCAGCAGGTCCCGCTGCCACAGGGTGTAGTCGGCGTACTGGACGGGCAGCGGACGCCAGTCCGGCGCCTCCCCGCGCAGCCGCGCCGCGTACGCGGCGGACAGATCACGGCTCAGCGGCCCCATCGACCAGCCGTCGCCCGCGATGTGATGCATCACGACGATCAGCAGTTGCTCGTCCGGCCCGGCCTCGAACAGCCACGCCCGGATCGGCACCTCGGCCGACAGGTCGAACGCGTACCGCGTCGCCTCAGTGACGGCCTCCTCCAGGTCGTCCTGTTCCAGCCGGGTGACCTGGAGCGACCAGTCGAGGTCTCCCGGGTCAAGGATCTGCTGGTACGGCTTGCCGTCCACGGCCGGGAAGATCGTCCGCAGTGACTCGTGCCGCGCGATGACGTCGCGGAACGCGATGTCCAGCACGTCCGCGTCGACACCGGCGAGCCGAACCGGCATCGGAATGTTGTAGGTCGGGCTCGGGCCTTCGAGTTGGGCGAGGAACCACAGCCGCCGCTGCGCGAACGACAACGGCACCCGCTCCGGACGCATCGCCGCACGCAGTGCGGGACGGGCCTGGTCTGCGCCATCGGCCAGGTGAGCGGCCAGCCCGGCCACGGTCGGAACCTCGAAGAGCGTCCGGACCTCGACCTCCACACCCAGCACCGCACGGATCCGCGACACCAGCCGCACCGCCAGCAGCGAATGCCCGCCGAGCTGGAAGAAACTGTCGTCGACCCCGACCGACTCCAGGCCGAGGACGTCGGCGAACGCCGCGCACAGGATCTCCTCCTGCACCGTGGCCGGTCCCCGGCCCGCACCCGCGGTGTACTCCGGTGCGGGCAGCGCCTTGCGGTCCAGCTTCCCGTTCACGGTCAACGGCAGTGCCGTCAGCCGCACCACCGCCGCCGGGACCATGTACTCCGGCAACCGGCCCGCCACGAACTCCCGCAGAGCGGCGGCGTCGAACTCGGCGTCGTCGTCGGCGGGCACCGCGTAGGCGACCAGCCGCCTGTCCCCGGGGACGTCCTCGCGTGCGACCACCGCGACCTGCGCGACGTCCGGATGGGACGACAGGACGTTCTCGATCTCCCCCGGTTCGATGCGGTACCCGCGGATCTTCACCTGGGCGTCGGCCCGACCGACGAACGAGAGTTGCCCGTCGGGCGTCCACTTCACCAGGTCGCCGGTCCGGTACATCCGCTCGCCGGGGCCGCCGAACGGGCACGCCACGAACCGCTCACCCGTCAGGGACCGGCGCCCGACATATCCGCGCGCCACACCTGCGCCGGCGACGTACAGCTCTCCGGTCACCCCGGCCGGGACCGGGCGAAGGGCGTCGTCCAGGACGAACACACGGGCGTTGGCGATCGGCGTGCCGATCGTCGGCTCGTCCCCCGCCGCCAGCGGCGCCGACATCGACGCACACACCGTCGTCTCCGTCGGACCATAGGCGTTGATCAACCGGCGCCCCGGAGCCCACCGATCGACCGAGGCCGCGTCCAACGCCTCACCCGCCGACACCAGCGTCGTCACCGAGTGCAGATCGTCGGCTTCAAGGGCGCCCAGGACAGCAGGCGGCAGCGTCGCGTGGGTCACGCTGTGGCGTGCGATCAGGTCGACGAGACCGCGGCCCGGAGCCAACTCGCCCGCCGTGCCCATCACCAGCGCAGCGCCCGAACACAGCGTCACCAGGATCTCCGAGACCGCCGCGTCGAACCCCACCGACGCGAACTGCAACACCCGCGAGTCCTGCTCCACCGCGAACCGCTCGCGCTGAGCGGCCACGAGGTTGACGATCCCGGCGTGCGGGACGGCGACACCCTTCGGCGTCCCCGTCGACCCCGACGTGTAAATCACGTATGCCAGCCCAGACGGATCGACCGATGCTGCGGGGGCGGTCGCGGGATGGCCGGCCAGCAAGGCAGCCGTCGCGGGATCGTCGAGGGCGACCAGCGGTACCCGCCCCACGGGCAGGTCGTCCAGCGCATCCCGCGCCCCCAGCACCAACTGGGTGCCGCTGTCGGCCAGCATGAACGCCACCCGATCCACCGGCAACCGCCCATCGACCGGCAAATACGCCGCACCCGCCTTCAACACCCCCAGAACCCCGATCACCAGATCGACACCCCTCGGCAGGCACAACCCCACCACCGACTCCCCACCAACCCCCATGCCACGCAGATAACGCGCCACCCGGTTCGCCGCCGCCTCCAACTCCCCGTACGTCAACTCCGTTCCGTCGGCCACCACCGCGACCGCATCCGGAACCGCCCCGACCCGCCGCGCGAACACCTCCACCACCGACGAACCCCACACCGCGCACGCCGTGTCGTTCCAGCCGTCCACCAGCAGAGCCCGCTCACCGGCCCCCACCACCTCCACCGCACCCACCCGCACACCCGGCGACGCCGACACCACATCCAGCACCCGCCCGAACCACCCCGCAAACCGCACCGCAGCAGACTCATCGAACAGATCCGCCGCGACCGTCACCACACCACGCAACCCCGCCGGACGCCCGTCACCATCGACCTGTTCGACCATCGTCACGTCGAGGTCGAACTTGGCGGCCGTCGGGACCGAGCCGTCCACCGAACCGCCCGGACGCGATCCGGGCAGTTCGACCGAGACGCGCTCCATGTTCTGCACGGTCAGCGTGACCTGGAACAGCGGGTGGCGCGCCATCGACCGCTCAGGGGCCAGCTCCTCCACCAGCCGCTCGAACGGCACGTCCTGATGAGCGAACGCGCCCAGGCTCGCCTCACGCACCCGCCCCAGCACCTGCCGGAACTCCGGATCACCCGACAAGTCCGTCCGGATCACCAGGCTGTTCAGAAAGAACCCGACCAGGTCGTCGAGTGCCTCGTCGCCACGGCCCGCGATC
The nucleotide sequence above comes from Actinomadura algeriensis. Encoded proteins:
- the dpgA gene encoding 3,5-dihydroxyphenylacetyl-CoA synthase DpgA; translation: MTTALDLPEEIGDLSRTAGALPAITRIVGVGTAVTGPRISQPELLDVLGVEDPRVRSVFLNSAIERRNLTLPPVDEDGNRRPEPQGDLLDKHTALAVEMGARALEACLKDTGATLSDLRHLCCVTSTGFLTPGLSALIIRELGIDRHCGRVDIVGMGCNAGLNALDVVAGWSAAHPGELAVVLCAEACSAAYALDGTMRTAVVNSLFGDGAAALALRADGADAGTVDVPRGPRVLKFDRVLITEAIGAMRYDWDRDLDRFSFFLDPEIPYVVGAHAELVVDRLLAGTGLRRADIGHWLVHSGGKKVIDAVVINLGLTRYDVRHTSGVLRDHGNVSSASFLFSYERLAAEDVARPGEYGVLMTMGPGSTIETALVQW
- a CDS encoding response regulator transcription factor, with translation MRILVAEDERALADLVAEGLRERAMAVDVAYDGAGALERLAVNEYDVLVLDRDLPRVHGDEVCRRLAQRGEQVRILMLTASSGVHDRVTGLNLGADDYLAKPFAFDELVARINALGRRTGPPLPPVLEYAGITMDTARRQSFRDGRYLPLSPKEYAVLEVLMRARGTIVSTEELLERAWDEHTDPFTTVVKVTMSKLRSKLGDPPIIVTVPGSGYRL
- a CDS encoding sensor histidine kinase, with the translated sequence MTRARSPLRLPSMPAGSVRARMTMLYGGVFTIITLGVLVGAQQIQKRLLDRTVDNLVSPRSIAGVPCGLRPADVPCSAVPYDASLAPPPPSDGETTEVFARQGEQLQQELERTQLLISLTAIVVIMVLAFAVCWWLTGRLLRPLHRVTSTARRLSLSTLHERIALRGPQDELKDLADTFDAMLDRLERSVASQRRFVANASHELRTPLAIQRTAIEIGLADPSPAKVARIKTELLRATERSERLIEGLLVLAQGEQELTVRAPVNLAAVVEQVIGDHMPAARPRDVTVTADTRPVTVEGDEVLLTRLVANLVQNAIRHNDPGGHVRVELSPEGGLVVANTGPRVSPDQVGELFEPFRRLHADRTGSSQGAGLGLSIVAAITNAHGGTVHATANPTGGLSVAVSLPAVEPALQPNRS